CTTCACGGGTTCGCTTTTCAAGCTGTACCAGAGCTTGCTGAAGTCGAATTTGATCTTCTTGCGCCAGTTGGAAACTGTGATACTGCGAATCGGGAACCAGATCACCCAGCGAAGTTGAGCCATCTTCTTCGTCCCGCATCGGTGCATCCAGGCTTAGCGGCGATCGATTGCGGTACGCCAGCTTAATTTCCTGCCACTCGGCAACCGAAATCTCCAAAACAGCAGCAACTTCGGCATCGGTAGGCTGACGATGCAGTTCTGCTTGCAGTTGTCGGGTAATATTGGCAGCCTGGTGCTGAATGGCTTGCCAACGACGAGGAATGCGAACCGGAGAACCTTTATCCCGCAGGTAATGCTGGATTTCACCGCGAATGTAAGGAATTGCAAAAGAACTGAAGGCATGTCCTTTAGACATATCAAAGCGTTCAATTGCGCGAATCAATCCTAGGCTTCCGACCTGTAAAAGGTCTTCATAGCTTTCAGTGCATTGATTGACCCAATGATGTGCTTCCTTTCTGACCAAACCATAGTTTAGCTGAACGAGGCGGTTGCGTAGTGTAGCTGAGGGAGACTTCTGATATTCCCGAAGCAGTTGCAAACTCTCACTTTTAAGTTCGTTGGCGATCGGAGTAAGCATGACGAGGTTTCAGGGTAGACGAAGAAAAGACAGGGTTGAATTAGCGGATGAGTCAAATGCTGCCAAATGAAACAGCGTGATCAGGTATAGCTGACCTTAAACGTCCTAGAAGTTGCCTGTCGAAAATTGGATATATGCATGGCACCCTTATTGACCTGGAGTCATCAACTAAGCGATCGGAAACACAAATGTCTTAAAGGATATTCTTTTTTCTGGCAAACTTCTAGATTTGCATGTTCAAGGTATTCTTTTCCATTAACCCTGAACAACGGCATTTTCACTGAAGATTGCTCTAACTTACAAGGGTACTGACCAAGAGTTTTGCTTAATTTAAGTGTTTAACATCCTACAAACAGAGCGGCTTGAGAGCCCGTCAAAGATGAATCTCTATTGAAATCTAATCATGATTCTTACGGAGAAATGGCTTGACAAAAAATAAGGAGAGGTAAAGAATACCCCTCCATTTATAAAAAGACGTTGAATTCCAATAAATTATTCTGAATTGAGATCAGAAGATTGAGCGCAGAGGCTTTAGTAAAACTTACTGACTAAATTCA
The DNA window shown above is from Trichocoleus sp. and carries:
- a CDS encoding RNA polymerase sigma factor SigF gives rise to the protein MLTPIANELKSESLQLLREYQKSPSATLRNRLVQLNYGLVRKEAHHWVNQCTESYEDLLQVGSLGLIRAIERFDMSKGHAFSSFAIPYIRGEIQHYLRDKGSPVRIPRRWQAIQHQAANITRQLQAELHRQPTDAEVAAVLEISVAEWQEIKLAYRNRSPLSLDAPMRDEEDGSTSLGDLVPDSQYHSFQLAQEDQIRLQQALVQLEKRTREVLEFVFLYDLTQKETAERLGISAVTVSRRVKRGLKLLKKSMAGTGS